The Falco cherrug isolate bFalChe1 chromosome 6, bFalChe1.pri, whole genome shotgun sequence genome window below encodes:
- the ARV1 gene encoding protein ARV1 isoform X3, whose product MNKEEKSCQKPVDKYIEYDAVIVLINAILCKAQAYRHILFNTKINIHGKLCVFCLLCEAYLRWLQLQDSSQSTDPDDLIRYAKEWDFYRMFGIASLEQTSFLVGIFITLWWMRPEMLKTKSDFILLLKALLLSSYGKLLLIPAVIWEHDYTPLCLAFIKVFVLISNSQAIRVTLNLNRMLPWLAIFFGLIFENGVVYLFQKTGWDV is encoded by the exons AAATCCTGCCAGAAACCTGTGGACAAATACATTGAGTATGATGCTGTTATCGTCCTGATTAATGCTATTTTATGTAAAGCACAAGCATACAGGCACATTCTTTTCAATACGAAGATAAAT ATTCATGGGAAGCTCTGTGTATTCTGTTTGCTCTGTGAAGCTTATCTCAGGTGGTTGCAGCTACAGGATTCAAGCCAAAGTACAGATCCAGATGACTTAATCAGATATGCCAAAGAATGGGATTTTTATAGAATGTTTGGTATAGCTTCTTTAG AACAAACTTCATTTTTGGTTGGCATTTTTATTACCTTATGGTGGATGAGACCTGagatgctgaaaacaaagtCTGACTTCATTTTACTTCTCAAAGCACTGCTGTTGTCCAGCTATGGAAAGCTTTTGCTAATTCCAGCTGTTATTTGGGAACATGACTACACTCCTTTGTGCCTTGCGTTTATAAAAGTATTTGTCTTGATATCAAATTCTCAGGCAATTAGAG ttacatTGAACTTGAATCGAATGCTCCCTTGGTTGGCCATCTTCTTTGGATTAATTTTCGAAAATGGTGTGGTCTACTTGTTCCAGAAAACGGGATGGGATGTTTGA